Proteins encoded by one window of Martelella endophytica:
- the xdhC gene encoding xanthine dehydrogenase accessory protein XdhC — protein sequence MQEAAIFRQFLAENPDAVIVTVASVKGSTPREAGAVMVVSATSACGTIGGGQLEYMAIDHARAMLAGRPMERQLDIALGPEIGQCCGGRTLISFASADEQTTEALLAAMDAKEARQPAVFIFGGGHVGDALATALMPLPFHVTMVETRAEMLENLPDGIARRLSPMPEAEVANIPAGGAAVILTHDHALDFLIANEALRRDDLAYCGMIGSKTKRATYLSHARSESLSEHELARLTMPVGGRTIADKRPAVIAALVASELIYAIAAVKAGSLPA from the coding sequence ATGCAGGAAGCCGCCATTTTTCGGCAGTTCCTGGCCGAAAACCCGGATGCCGTGATCGTCACGGTGGCCAGCGTCAAAGGCTCGACCCCACGCGAGGCAGGCGCCGTGATGGTCGTGTCGGCCACTTCGGCCTGCGGCACGATCGGCGGCGGGCAGCTTGAATATATGGCCATCGATCACGCACGGGCTATGCTTGCCGGACGGCCGATGGAGCGGCAGCTCGATATCGCGCTCGGCCCGGAAATCGGCCAGTGCTGCGGTGGCCGCACCCTGATTTCCTTCGCCTCCGCAGATGAACAGACGACGGAAGCGTTGCTTGCGGCAATGGATGCGAAAGAAGCCCGCCAGCCCGCCGTCTTCATCTTCGGTGGTGGCCATGTCGGCGATGCTCTGGCCACCGCCCTCATGCCGCTTCCCTTCCATGTGACCATGGTCGAGACGCGGGCCGAAATGTTGGAAAACCTGCCCGACGGCATCGCCCGGCGACTTTCGCCGATGCCCGAGGCAGAAGTGGCGAATATTCCTGCCGGTGGCGCGGCCGTCATCCTCACCCACGACCATGCGCTGGATTTCCTGATCGCCAACGAGGCGCTGAGGCGGGACGACCTTGCCTATTGCGGCATGATCGGATCGAAAACCAAGCGGGCGACCTATCTCAGCCATGCCCGCAGCGAAAGCCTGAGCGAACACGAACTTGCCCGCCTCACCATGCCCGTCGGTGGCCGCACCATTGCCGACAAAAGACCGGCCGTGATTGCCGCACTGGTTGCATCTGAACTAATTTACGCCATCGCTGCCGTAAAAGCGGGCAGCCTGCCTGCCTGA
- the xdhB gene encoding xanthine dehydrogenase molybdopterin binding subunit: MDKQNDTLLKAEISGGMHKPRVHDSAHKHVAGTAEYIDDIPEPAGLLHVGLGLSARPHAKIVAMDLEAVRAAPGVVAVLTAEDVPGVNDISSGGHHDEPLFAHDVVEYHGQIIFAVIAETRQQARSAAHLAEITYEDLPFWTSVREAIANNAPNVITPMTLQRGDATAALTAAPKRIQGEMEIGGQEHFYLEGQISLAIPGEDDEVAVWASTQHPSEIQHIVGHVLAIPSNAVTVYQRRMGGGFGGKETQGNGFAAIAALAAKKLNRAIKVRPDRDEDMMITGKRHDFVAFYDVGFSDEGVIDAVDMTLAARCGFSSDLSGPVTDRTLFHADSSYYYPNVHLVSRPLKTHTCSNTAYRGFGGPQGMLAGERMIEEIAYALGKDPLDIRKANFYGDNASGRDVTPYHQTVEDNIILPLVEELETSADYRARRQAIIDFNKKSPVIKKGIALTPVKFGISFTMTAFNQAGALVHVYQDGSVQLNHGGTEMGQGLYIKVAQVVADVFKIDLEKIKITATTTGKVPNTSATAASSGSDLNGMAAYNGAMQIRDRLAAFAAEHWQVSPEDIAFLPNRVRIGTEEIPFPDLVKKAYFARVQLSAAGFYKTPKIHWDRAAGKGRPFYYFAYGAACTEVSIDTLTGEYMFDRTDILHDAGRSLNPTIDIGQIEGGFVQGMGWLTTEELWWDDKGRLRTHAPSTYKIPLASDRPKIFNVKLADFGENREPTIGRSKAVGEPPFMLAISALEAISMAVASVADYRICPKLDAPATPERVLMAVERMKKA; the protein is encoded by the coding sequence ATGGACAAGCAGAACGATACCCTGCTGAAGGCCGAAATATCCGGCGGCATGCATAAGCCTCGCGTTCACGATTCCGCCCACAAGCATGTGGCCGGCACCGCCGAATATATCGATGACATTCCCGAACCCGCCGGCCTGCTGCATGTCGGCCTCGGCCTTTCTGCGCGCCCGCATGCAAAGATCGTGGCAATGGACCTGGAAGCCGTTCGCGCCGCCCCCGGCGTGGTGGCGGTGCTGACCGCGGAGGACGTGCCCGGCGTCAACGACATCTCGTCCGGGGGCCATCACGACGAGCCGCTCTTTGCCCATGACGTGGTCGAATATCACGGCCAGATCATCTTCGCTGTCATCGCCGAAACCCGGCAGCAGGCCCGGTCTGCGGCGCACCTCGCCGAAATCACCTATGAAGACCTGCCGTTCTGGACCAGCGTGCGCGAGGCAATCGCCAATAACGCGCCGAACGTCATCACCCCGATGACGCTCCAACGCGGCGACGCGACAGCCGCACTGACTGCTGCGCCGAAGCGCATTCAGGGCGAAATGGAAATCGGCGGCCAGGAGCACTTCTATCTCGAGGGCCAGATCTCGCTCGCCATTCCCGGCGAAGACGATGAGGTCGCGGTCTGGGCCTCGACCCAGCATCCGAGCGAGATCCAGCACATCGTCGGCCATGTGCTGGCCATCCCCTCGAACGCCGTCACCGTCTACCAGCGCCGCATGGGCGGCGGCTTCGGCGGCAAGGAAACGCAGGGCAATGGCTTTGCCGCGATCGCCGCGCTTGCCGCCAAGAAGCTGAACCGCGCCATCAAGGTCCGTCCCGACCGGGACGAGGACATGATGATCACCGGCAAGCGCCACGATTTCGTGGCCTTCTACGATGTCGGTTTCAGCGATGAGGGCGTCATCGATGCCGTCGACATGACGCTTGCCGCCCGCTGCGGCTTTTCATCCGACCTTTCGGGCCCGGTGACCGACCGGACGCTGTTTCACGCCGACAGCTCCTACTACTATCCGAATGTCCACCTCGTCTCGCGTCCGCTGAAGACCCATACCTGCTCGAACACCGCCTATCGCGGTTTCGGCGGGCCGCAGGGCATGCTTGCCGGCGAACGGATGATCGAGGAAATCGCCTACGCGCTCGGCAAGGACCCGCTCGATATCCGCAAGGCCAATTTCTACGGCGACAATGCTTCCGGCCGCGATGTAACGCCCTACCATCAGACGGTGGAGGACAACATCATCCTGCCGCTGGTCGAGGAACTCGAGACAAGCGCCGACTATCGCGCCCGCCGGCAGGCGATCATCGATTTCAACAAGAAGAGCCCGGTCATCAAAAAGGGCATCGCGCTGACGCCGGTGAAGTTCGGCATCTCGTTCACCATGACCGCCTTCAACCAGGCGGGCGCCCTCGTCCACGTCTATCAGGACGGCTCGGTGCAGCTCAATCATGGCGGCACGGAGATGGGCCAGGGGCTCTACATCAAGGTCGCGCAGGTCGTCGCCGACGTCTTCAAGATCGACCTCGAAAAGATAAAGATCACCGCGACGACGACCGGCAAGGTGCCGAACACCTCGGCCACGGCCGCCTCCTCCGGCTCCGACCTCAACGGCATGGCGGCCTATAACGGCGCGATGCAGATCCGCGACCGGCTGGCAGCCTTTGCCGCCGAGCACTGGCAGGTTTCACCCGAAGACATCGCGTTCCTGCCGAACCGCGTGCGCATCGGCACCGAGGAAATCCCCTTCCCGGATCTCGTCAAGAAGGCCTATTTCGCCCGCGTCCAGCTTTCGGCGGCCGGTTTCTACAAGACCCCGAAGATCCACTGGGACCGCGCCGCCGGCAAGGGCCGGCCGTTCTACTATTTCGCCTATGGCGCGGCCTGCACAGAAGTGTCGATCGACACGCTGACCGGCGAATACATGTTCGACCGCACCGACATCCTCCACGATGCCGGCCGCTCGCTGAACCCGACGATCGACATCGGCCAGATCGAGGGCGGCTTCGTGCAGGGCATGGGCTGGCTGACGACCGAAGAACTCTGGTGGGACGACAAGGGGCGGCTCAGAACCCATGCGCCCTCCACCTACAAGATCCCGCTCGCCTCCGACCGGCCGAAGATCTTCAACGTCAAGCTTGCGGATTTCGGCGAAAACCGCGAGCCGACGATCGGCCGCTCCAAGGCCGTCGGCGAACCGCCCTTCATGCTGGCGATCTCCGCACTGGAGGCGATCTCCATGGCTGTCGCAAGCGTTGCAGACTACCGCATCTGCCCGAAACTCGATGCACCGGCCACACCGGAGCGCGTACTGATGGCGGTGGAGCGGATGAAGAAGGCCTGA
- a CDS encoding urate hydroxylase PuuD → MFELAIVWEWAQFAVRWLHVVTAIAWIGSSFYFVALDLGLVKRPGLPEGVSGEEWQVHGGGFYHLQKYMVAPANMPEHLVWFKWESYMTWVSGFLMLVLVYYGGADLFLVNRSVLDVSAPIAILISLASLSIGWLFYHYLCKSPLGKHTVLLMLLLYVLLIFMAWGYTHLFTGRAAFLHMGAFTATIMTANVFFVIIPNQKIVVADLKAGRTPDPRLGKEAKQRSTHNNYLTLPVIFFMLSNHYPLAFATTFNWVIAALVFLMGVTIRHYFNTVHARKGEPNWTWLLTAIIFIVIMWLSTSPRMLTSENPDTAVAPAFEKFAGDPHFDAAKQIVSTRCSMCHAAEPVYEGIHRPPLDVRFETDSEIASRANQIYLQAGRSHAMPPGNVTGMTPDERETLVAWYRSSVSGKKNE, encoded by the coding sequence ATGTTTGAACTCGCCATCGTTTGGGAATGGGCGCAATTTGCCGTGCGCTGGCTCCACGTGGTCACCGCGATCGCCTGGATCGGATCTTCCTTCTATTTCGTCGCGCTCGATCTCGGGCTGGTGAAGCGGCCGGGACTGCCCGAGGGGGTTTCGGGCGAGGAATGGCAGGTCCATGGTGGCGGCTTCTATCACCTGCAGAAATACATGGTGGCCCCCGCCAACATGCCGGAGCACCTCGTCTGGTTCAAATGGGAATCCTACATGACCTGGGTTTCCGGCTTCCTGATGCTGGTCCTGGTCTATTACGGTGGCGCCGACCTGTTCCTGGTCAATCGCAGCGTGCTTGATGTCTCGGCCCCGATCGCCATCCTGATATCGCTGGCATCATTGTCGATCGGCTGGTTGTTCTATCACTACCTCTGCAAATCGCCGCTCGGAAAGCACACCGTGCTGCTGATGCTGCTGCTCTACGTGCTGCTGATCTTCATGGCCTGGGGTTATACCCACCTCTTCACCGGCCGCGCCGCCTTCCTGCACATGGGCGCCTTCACCGCGACGATCATGACGGCGAACGTGTTCTTCGTCATCATCCCCAACCAGAAGATCGTGGTGGCGGATCTGAAGGCCGGACGAACGCCGGACCCGAGGCTCGGCAAGGAGGCCAAGCAGCGCTCGACCCACAACAACTACCTGACCCTGCCGGTCATCTTCTTCATGCTGTCGAACCACTATCCGCTGGCCTTCGCCACCACCTTCAACTGGGTGATAGCGGCGCTGGTGTTCCTGATGGGCGTCACGATCCGCCACTATTTCAACACCGTGCATGCCCGCAAGGGTGAGCCGAACTGGACCTGGCTGCTGACGGCAATCATCTTCATCGTGATCATGTGGCTTTCGACTTCGCCGCGGATGCTGACATCGGAAAATCCCGACACCGCCGTCGCCCCGGCCTTCGAAAAATTCGCCGGCGACCCCCATTTCGACGCGGCAAAGCAGATCGTTTCGACCCGCTGTTCCATGTGCCATGCCGCAGAGCCCGTCTATGAGGGCATTCACCGCCCGCCGCTCGATGTCCGCTTCGAGACCGATTCCGAAATCGCCTCGCGGGCCAACCAGATCTACTTGCAGGCCGGCCGCAGCCATGCCATGCCTCCCGGAAACGTCACCGGCATGACGCCGGACGAACGGGAAACGCTCGTCGCCTGGTATCGCTCGAGCGTCAGCGGAAAGAAGAACGAATGA
- a CDS encoding 3-hydroxybutyrate dehydrogenase yields MARTVVITGSTSGIGLGIAAGFAKAGENIMLNGFGSEAEIAEAVAALEKLGAASVAYHPADMTKPDEIADLIATAGKTFGGVDILVNNAGIQYVSAIEDFPADKWDRIIAINLTSSYHTIHHAVPLMKKAGSGRIINVVSAHGLVASPFKSAYVAAKHGMMGLTKTVALELAQQSITVNAICPGYVLTPLVERQIPDTAKARGLTEEQVKTDVLLAAQPTKQFVTVEQIAAAALYLASDAASQITGTHISIDGGWTAQ; encoded by the coding sequence ATGGCGCGCACCGTCGTTATCACTGGTTCAACGAGCGGCATCGGGCTCGGCATCGCCGCAGGCTTCGCGAAGGCCGGCGAAAACATCATGCTGAACGGCTTCGGCAGCGAGGCCGAAATCGCGGAGGCCGTCGCAGCGCTTGAAAAGCTCGGCGCGGCGTCCGTCGCCTATCATCCGGCCGACATGACCAAACCCGACGAGATCGCCGACCTGATCGCCACGGCCGGCAAGACCTTCGGCGGCGTCGATATTCTGGTCAACAATGCCGGCATACAATATGTCAGCGCAATCGAGGATTTTCCGGCCGACAAATGGGACCGGATCATCGCGATCAATCTCACCAGTTCCTACCATACCATCCACCACGCCGTGCCGCTGATGAAGAAAGCGGGTTCCGGCCGCATCATCAACGTCGTTTCGGCCCACGGCCTCGTCGCCTCGCCGTTCAAATCGGCCTATGTCGCGGCCAAGCACGGCATGATGGGGCTGACCAAGACGGTGGCGCTGGAACTGGCGCAGCAGAGCATCACCGTCAACGCTATCTGTCCCGGCTATGTGCTGACCCCGCTGGTGGAGCGGCAGATCCCCGATACGGCCAAGGCCCGCGGCCTGACCGAGGAGCAGGTGAAGACCGACGTGCTGCTCGCCGCCCAGCCGACCAAGCAGTTCGTCACGGTGGAGCAGATTGCCGCGGCCGCGCTTTATCTCGCGAGCGATGCGGCCTCCCAGATCACCGGTACGCATATTTCGATTGATGGCGGCTGGACCGCGCAGTAA
- the sbmA gene encoding peptide antibiotic transporter SbmA has protein sequence MFQSFFPKPKLFFISAIVWSIIGILVWYGFGRELGESLGFTPLPRDQQPVGLGHFVTVDFIWFYIYYAFFSLTFGAFWWVFGGNHRWQLWSVWGSSLIIFITYFAVQVSVALNNWNRLYGDTLQRAFEGNQGVTVGDFYSLFLIFAQIAAVAITVFAFQRFFVSHYVFRWRTAMNDYYVDLWPKVRHIEGASQRIQEDTMRFASIMEGLGVSMIDAVMTLLAFLPVLFSLSSYITELPIVGHIPAPLFTAAIIWSIFGTVFLASVGIKLPGLEFRNQRVEAAYRKELVLGEDYENRADPLTLAELFRNVRKNYFKLYFHYTYFNLARSFFINADNIFSTFILVPTIVSGTITLGLFNQISTAFGQVSNSFQYLVNSWTTIVELLSIHKRLKSFEAAIAGIDLPEIDQEDYMAPMDHHVRDATKTDTSIANPPDPGRND, from the coding sequence TTGTTTCAATCATTCTTTCCCAAGCCGAAGCTGTTTTTCATCTCGGCTATCGTCTGGTCGATCATCGGCATTCTGGTCTGGTATGGTTTCGGTCGCGAATTGGGTGAGAGCCTTGGTTTCACGCCGCTGCCGCGAGACCAGCAGCCCGTCGGCCTCGGTCATTTCGTCACCGTCGACTTTATCTGGTTCTACATCTACTACGCCTTCTTCTCGCTTACCTTCGGTGCCTTCTGGTGGGTCTTCGGCGGCAATCATCGCTGGCAGCTCTGGTCGGTCTGGGGCTCCTCGCTGATCATCTTCATCACCTATTTCGCCGTCCAGGTCTCCGTCGCGCTCAACAATTGGAACCGGCTCTACGGCGACACGCTGCAGCGCGCCTTCGAGGGTAATCAGGGCGTGACGGTTGGCGATTTTTACAGCCTGTTCCTGATCTTCGCGCAGATCGCCGCTGTCGCCATCACCGTCTTCGCCTTCCAGCGTTTCTTCGTCAGCCACTATGTGTTCCGCTGGCGCACGGCGATGAACGACTACTATGTCGATCTCTGGCCGAAGGTGCGCCACATCGAGGGTGCCTCGCAGCGTATTCAGGAAGACACGATGCGCTTTGCCTCGATCATGGAGGGGCTCGGTGTCTCGATGATCGATGCGGTGATGACGCTGCTCGCCTTTCTGCCCGTGCTGTTCTCGCTGTCGAGCTACATCACCGAACTGCCGATCGTCGGACATATCCCGGCGCCGCTGTTCACCGCCGCTATCATCTGGTCGATCTTCGGCACGGTGTTTCTCGCCTCCGTCGGCATCAAGCTGCCGGGGCTCGAATTCCGCAACCAGCGCGTCGAGGCCGCCTATCGTAAGGAACTGGTGCTTGGCGAGGACTACGAGAACCGCGCCGATCCGCTGACGCTTGCCGAACTTTTCCGCAATGTCCGCAAGAACTACTTCAAGCTCTATTTCCACTACACCTATTTCAATCTGGCGCGCTCCTTCTTCATTAACGCCGACAACATCTTCTCGACCTTCATCCTCGTGCCGACCATCGTCTCGGGCACCATCACACTCGGTCTTTTCAACCAGATATCGACCGCGTTCGGGCAGGTCTCGAATTCGTTCCAGTATCTGGTGAATTCCTGGACGACGATCGTCGAGCTGCTTTCGATCCACAAACGTCTGAAATCCTTCGAGGCGGCGATTGCCGGTATCGATCTGCCGGAGATCGATCAGGAGGATTACATGGCGCCGATGGATCACCACGTCAGGGATGCGACCAAGACCGATACCTCCATCGCCAATCCGCCGGACCCCGGACGCAACGATTGA
- the map gene encoding type I methionyl aminopeptidase → MIIETEDELAALKDIGRICATAVEVMAKALEPGITTLELDNIGRKVLDDNGARSAPEVTYQFPGATCISVNEEVAHGIPGDRAIRPGDLVNIDVSAEKNGFFSDTGASFAVPPVTSKIKRLCRDGKRAMWTGINQVKPGAGFSEIGDAIGDFARKNRYSLIRNLASHGVGRSLHEEPSELSTWPDRAERRTIAEGQVFTVEPFLSLGGEWAEEEEREWVLYSVPRALTVQFEHTIVATRNGPLVLTLLDGN, encoded by the coding sequence ATGATTATCGAAACGGAAGACGAGCTCGCGGCGCTGAAAGACATCGGCCGTATTTGCGCGACCGCGGTTGAAGTGATGGCGAAGGCGCTCGAGCCCGGCATCACCACGCTGGAACTCGATAACATCGGCCGCAAGGTGCTCGATGATAACGGCGCCCGTTCCGCGCCGGAGGTGACCTACCAGTTTCCCGGCGCCACCTGCATTTCCGTCAACGAGGAGGTCGCTCACGGCATTCCGGGCGACCGGGCGATCCGCCCGGGCGATCTCGTCAATATCGATGTGTCGGCGGAGAAGAACGGCTTCTTTTCCGATACCGGCGCCTCTTTCGCGGTGCCGCCTGTGACTTCCAAGATCAAGCGCCTGTGCCGCGACGGCAAGCGGGCGATGTGGACCGGCATCAACCAGGTGAAGCCGGGCGCCGGCTTTTCCGAGATCGGCGACGCGATCGGCGACTTCGCCAGGAAAAACCGCTATTCGCTGATCCGCAACCTTGCAAGCCACGGCGTCGGCCGGTCGCTGCATGAGGAGCCGTCGGAGCTTTCCACCTGGCCGGATCGTGCCGAGCGGCGGACGATTGCCGAGGGGCAGGTGTTCACGGTCGAGCCGTTTCTGTCGCTGGGTGGTGAATGGGCCGAGGAAGAGGAGCGCGAATGGGTGCTCTATTCCGTGCCGCGGGCGCTGACCGTCCAGTTCGAGCACACCATCGTCGCGACCCGTAACGGTCCGCTGGTGCTGACGCTTCTTGACGGGAACTGA
- the xdhA gene encoding xanthine dehydrogenase small subunit produces the protein MTIRFILNDRDVAIDRLSPSSTLLDYLRIERRLTGSKEGCAEGDCGACTVLVGRLVRGKLVYETVNACIRFTASLNATHVVTIEHLAAKDGTLHPVQQAMVDLNGSQCGFCTPGIVMSLYALWMENEKPSRRAIEKALQGNLCRCTGYEPIIKAAEAASAHRPDPAFDAIARERDSVMTRLAALKTGETIVVGDETSRAIIPGSVAALAETLSEYRDATIIAGSTDVGLWVTKQMRKLNPMVFINHLEELQTITETDDTFIIGAGVTYSEAPPALAGKIPALASLLDRLGGEQVRNMGTIGGNVANGSPIGDTPPALIALGATLTLQSAEGHRSISLQDYFLDYGKQDRRPGEFVLSITVPKLSEGSRYEVYKISKRREEDISAVCGAFFLKLADDGTAGTIRIAFGGMAGIPKRASRVEAALAGKPWTMETIEAARAAFESDFTPMTDMRATAEYRMLSAKNLLTRFFLETGGERHQLSRFETEEA, from the coding sequence ATGACGATACGTTTCATACTGAACGACCGCGATGTCGCAATCGACCGGCTTTCGCCAAGCTCGACGCTTCTGGACTATCTGCGCATCGAGCGCCGGTTGACGGGATCGAAGGAAGGCTGCGCGGAGGGAGACTGCGGCGCCTGCACGGTGCTGGTCGGCCGGCTGGTGCGCGGCAAGCTCGTCTATGAAACGGTCAATGCCTGCATCCGCTTCACCGCCTCGCTCAACGCCACACACGTGGTGACGATCGAACATCTGGCCGCAAAGGACGGTACGCTGCACCCGGTCCAGCAGGCGATGGTCGATCTCAACGGCTCGCAATGCGGCTTTTGCACGCCGGGCATCGTGATGTCGCTCTATGCGCTGTGGATGGAAAACGAGAAGCCCTCGCGCCGCGCCATCGAAAAGGCGCTGCAGGGCAATCTCTGTCGCTGCACCGGTTACGAGCCGATCATCAAGGCCGCGGAAGCGGCGAGCGCTCACCGGCCGGACCCCGCCTTCGACGCGATCGCCCGCGAGCGCGACAGCGTCATGACCAGGCTTGCGGCGCTGAAAACGGGCGAGACCATCGTCGTCGGCGACGAGACCTCGCGCGCGATCATTCCGGGCTCGGTCGCAGCCCTTGCCGAAACGCTTTCCGAATATCGCGATGCCACCATCATCGCCGGCTCGACCGATGTCGGGCTATGGGTAACCAAGCAGATGCGCAAGCTGAACCCGATGGTGTTCATCAATCATCTGGAAGAGCTGCAGACCATTACCGAGACCGACGACACCTTCATCATCGGTGCGGGCGTCACCTATTCCGAGGCGCCGCCGGCGCTCGCCGGCAAGATCCCGGCCCTTGCCAGCCTCCTCGACAGGCTCGGCGGCGAACAGGTGCGCAACATGGGCACGATCGGCGGCAATGTCGCCAATGGTTCCCCGATCGGCGATACGCCACCGGCGCTGATCGCGCTTGGTGCAACGCTGACGCTGCAATCGGCGGAAGGCCATCGCTCGATCTCGCTTCAGGATTACTTCCTTGATTACGGCAAGCAGGACCGGCGGCCGGGCGAATTCGTGCTCTCCATCACCGTGCCGAAGCTCTCCGAAGGCAGCCGCTACGAGGTCTACAAGATTTCCAAGCGTCGCGAGGAGGATATTTCCGCCGTCTGTGGCGCCTTCTTCCTGAAGCTTGCCGATGACGGCACGGCCGGGACCATCCGCATTGCCTTTGGCGGCATGGCCGGTATTCCGAAGCGGGCCTCCCGTGTCGAAGCCGCACTTGCCGGAAAGCCATGGACGATGGAGACGATCGAGGCCGCCCGCGCCGCCTTCGAAAGCGATTTCACGCCGATGACCGACATGCGCGCGACGGCAGAATACCGGATGCTTTCGGCGAAGAACCTCTTGACGCGCTTCTTTCTCGAAACCGGCGGCGAGCGGCACCAGCTTTCCCGTTTCGAAACCGAGGAGGCGTGA
- a CDS encoding LLM class flavin-dependent oxidoreductase, whose protein sequence is MELGVFTFADVDPSDGIDRGREAERRMKELMAEIRLADEVGLDVFGLGEHHRVDYLISSPATVLAAAAAQTKNIRLTSAVSILSSDDPVRVFQQFSSVDLVSGGRAEIMAGRGSFIESFPLFGYPLEAYDALFEEKIDLLLKIRENEKVTWSGKTRPPINNLGVYPRPVQNPLPVWIAAGGTPQSMARAGFLGLPLIIAILGGQPRRFAPLFDIHRQAGEQAGHDPATLKRAISVHGFLADTTQQAADIFFEPQKAVMDRIGRERGWGPQSRAQYDASIGPEGAIFVGSPEDLARKIVTHQRIFGLDRFMIQFAVGLVPHAELLHAIELFGTKVAPMVKDMLATDKPA, encoded by the coding sequence ATGGAACTGGGTGTTTTCACATTTGCCGACGTCGACCCGTCTGACGGTATCGACCGGGGTCGCGAGGCCGAGCGGCGGATGAAGGAGCTGATGGCGGAGATCAGGCTTGCCGATGAGGTCGGGCTCGACGTCTTCGGCCTCGGCGAGCATCACCGCGTCGACTATCTCATCTCATCGCCCGCCACCGTGCTTGCCGCCGCTGCGGCGCAGACGAAGAACATCCGCCTCACCAGCGCGGTGTCGATCCTTTCCTCCGACGATCCGGTACGCGTGTTCCAGCAGTTTTCCTCCGTCGATCTGGTTTCGGGCGGTCGGGCGGAAATCATGGCGGGGCGGGGCTCCTTTATCGAAAGCTTCCCGCTGTTCGGCTATCCGCTGGAGGCCTATGACGCGCTGTTCGAGGAGAAGATCGATCTTCTTCTGAAGATCCGCGAAAACGAGAAGGTCACGTGGTCCGGCAAGACCCGGCCGCCGATCAACAATCTCGGCGTCTATCCGCGTCCGGTGCAGAACCCGCTGCCGGTGTGGATCGCCGCCGGCGGCACGCCGCAGTCAATGGCGCGCGCCGGCTTCCTCGGCCTGCCGCTGATCATCGCCATCCTCGGCGGCCAGCCGCGCCGGTTTGCGCCGCTTTTCGATATCCACCGCCAGGCCGGCGAACAGGCGGGCCACGATCCTGCGACACTGAAGCGTGCGATCTCCGTCCACGGCTTTCTCGCCGATACCACCCAGCAGGCAGCCGATATCTTCTTCGAGCCGCAGAAGGCGGTGATGGACCGCATCGGCCGCGAGCGTGGCTGGGGCCCGCAGAGCCGGGCGCAATATGATGCCTCGATCGGCCCGGAAGGTGCGATCTTTGTCGGAAGCCCGGAAGATCTTGCAAGGAAGATCGTCACTCACCAGCGTATCTTCGGGCTCGATCGGTTCATGATCCAGTTCGCCGTGGGGCTTGTGCCCCATGCCGAATTGTTGCATGCCATCGAACTCTTCGGCACGAAGGTCGCGCCGATGGTGAAGGACATGCTGGCGACGGACAAGCCGGCCTGA
- a CDS encoding NnrU family protein — protein sequence MVMLVVAVLIFTLIHLIRTFAPGFRQSMIDRIGEGPWRGLFSLVSLAALVFLIFAFGHARQTTGMLYSPPFWMAHVTILLMLIAMICLSASFFPPGRIASAVKHPMVLSVKVWAFAHLLANGETSSVILFGAILIWAVILRISLARRERAGLLTRKPFVSARYDLYAFVLGLVLWGLFIWKLHIWLIGVPVSFAM from the coding sequence ATGGTTATGCTCGTTGTTGCCGTCCTGATCTTCACGCTCATCCATCTCATCCGCACGTTTGCGCCGGGCTTCCGGCAATCCATGATCGATCGCATCGGCGAGGGGCCGTGGCGCGGGCTGTTCTCGCTGGTGTCGCTGGCCGCGCTCGTCTTCCTGATCTTCGCCTTCGGCCATGCGCGGCAGACGACCGGCATGCTCTATTCGCCGCCGTTCTGGATGGCGCATGTCACCATCCTGCTGATGCTGATCGCGATGATCTGTCTTTCCGCAAGCTTCTTTCCGCCGGGGCGCATTGCCTCCGCCGTCAAGCATCCGATGGTGCTGTCGGTGAAGGTCTGGGCCTTCGCCCACCTGCTCGCCAATGGCGAGACGTCCTCCGTCATCCTGTTCGGCGCGATCCTGATCTGGGCGGTGATCCTGCGGATTTCGCTGGCGCGGCGCGAGCGGGCAGGGCTTCTGACGCGAAAGCCGTTCGTCTCGGCACGCTACGATCTCTATGCCTTTGTGCTGGGTCTGGTTCTCTGGGGCCTGTTTATCTGGAAGCTTCACATCTGGCTGATCGGGGTCCCCGTCAGCTTCGCCATGTGA